The nucleotide sequence GGGGTAATCGCCTGCCGCCAGCGTCATGGTTGCGAGCGTAAAGCTGTCCCCGGTGTTGACATCAAACGCCAAGGTCGCACCGCCGTCGATGATGGCGGCAACACCGCCACCACCGGCGGTGATGGCGGTGAAGACACCGCCAGTGATGGTCAACGCATTGCCGTCGTCGGAGCCAAATCCGAATGTATAGGTGCCGGCCGTTGCGACATGTAGCGTGCCGGTGGCCCTCATGGCAAAATCGTTGTCGTCAATGACTTCGCCACCTCCTCCGACAAAGTTGTTGAGGAACAGTTCATCGCCGCCAAAACGGCTGGAACTTCCAAACGTGCCGTCATCTTGGAAATTGATGACCGTCCGGTTGCCGGTGAACTCCAGATCATCGCCTTCCAGCGGATTGTCAAGCAACGCTCTTGCATCAGCCAAACTGTTCAATAATTGAGTGTTCTCGGGCAGACGAATCCGCTCCGTCACCGAGAACCCGCCGGTAACCGTGGGGACTGCGCCACCGGGATGGGTAAATCCCCCATAGCCGATCGGACTGAATGTCCGGTCGATTGCAGTTTTGACGCCGGCAGCGGAAAAAGCTTCCACAAAGGCACCGCCGCCGTTCTCGTTGTAGACGACTTCGACATCGTAGTCGCCAGCGGCCATAAAAGTCGACGCAATCGTGAATGCATCACCGGTATCCGCTGCGAATTCGATCGTGTCGCCGGCTGCAGTGCCGAGACCACCTTGCAGCGTGAAATTGGCGCCCGAAAGTTTGAGCCGAACGCCGTCGTCACCATCGATGCCGAACGTATAGTTTCCATCGGCCGGGATGCGCACTTTACCCTTGGCGATCATTGCCAAGTTGTTATCATCCGCCGGACTATCGAATGCGAAGGGCGCCTTGTCTCCATACTCTGCCCCTGTACTATACCCTCCGCCTGCAGCCTGCGGATCGGCGAAGTTGATCATCGGCGCTGTCACGTCCTTTGTATAGCGATCGCCGCGCAGTTCGGGCTTGGCCAGAGTCGCCAATGCCCCGGCCACGCCGCTCACGACAGCTGTGTCATGCACGACGCGGACTCCAAATGTGCCCTGTCCACCCGCAGGTGATTCGACAGGAGTCGGATTGCCAATATTCGGCATTGGGAGAACGCTCCCCGCCTGACCGGCCCCACCACCTTGGGTGAAGTGGTCCGTGACGTCCGCTGCGGTTAAAGCATGGTTGTAAATGGCCACCTCGTCGATCGCACCATTCCAGTAGCGGCCTCGGGCCTGCGAATTCTCGCCGATGAAAAGGGCGAAAGCACTGTTGTTGATCGGTCCCACAACAGGTTGCGCTGGGGCGTTAAGCACACCGTCGACGTATTCAAGTTTTTGCCCCGCCGCGAGATCCACGACGGCGACGACGTGGTGCCAATTACCATCGTCGATTGCGGTGCCCAAAACGGGTTCCCCGGCCAAGCCATTGGCCGCAAACGAAGGGGAATTTCCAACATCTCGGCGTGCAACGCGCCACGAGTCATCTCCCTTGGCAGCCAGCGCTTGCCAGGTTTTGTCAAAGGTGCCGACTTGCACCCAGGCTTCAAATGAGAAGCTGCTACCGATGAAGTCGAACTGAGATTCGTTGGCGACCAGCGTGTCGATATAGGAATCGATGCCATCGAAGGCCGCTGCCTTCCCACCGATGCCCCCGGGGCCATTGGCCTGCTGAATGTAGCTGATGTACTGGCCATTGATTCCGTTCGCCGTTGTATCCGCCGCCGTATCCCCATTGTCAGTCGTGGCGTCCTCGAACCGATACCAAGCGAGCGGATTGTCGCTTGATACAGCAGTCACGTAGTCGCCACGCGACTCGGCGGCGAGCAAAGCCACTAAACCCACGGCGAAGACCACCATGCAGCCGCGAACACGGCGCACGGGGTCGAAGTAGGTCTTTCTCATGTTGTACTCCCTGAAGTGTCAATGGAAACTCGAACGCATTGCCACTTCCGGCGGCCGGGTGGACAACCCCGGCCGCCGGAAGTGAGCATCACCTCTTCGTCCGCCTGCCATCTGCTGCTCTCGGCCGGACACGCCGATGCAACACTCACTCTGTATTGTTGTGATTGCAACGAGCAATACTGCAAATCGAGATTCAAACGCGCACAACTCGTTACCAATCTGGTAAGGACTAGGCCGGAAAAACGCTTGATGAGCCCAACCGCTTCACCTCTATGCAGAAGTAAGAAACCGACGTATTGAGGTCAAGTCGTATCGTGACGTGACTTAAAATCGAGTGGATGGCGGCCGTCCGCACAACCACGTGGTGATGCAGCAAGGCGATTCAGCGAAACGACAGTGCAAAGCGCTCCGCACGAATGGCAGATATTGCCCGAACGTTGACAAGCTGAGACAAGCGAAAGGATTCGACAGGAAACTGCGGACAGTTCGAATGTTCCGTCGCCAGTAACTCTGAGATTTCAGTCCATTAAACCGAATGGCTCAGGTAAGGCGCATTAAAGCAAATGGCTCAGGTAGAGCACAACTATAAAATCCATAAAATCAATAACTTTTGATGCGAATGACCAGTTCAACCATCTCTGACATGGCTGAATGAGCGGTCTTGGACGATGTTCCGTCGTCCACGACAGCCCAGTACAAGTGTGGACGCAGGATCGGACTTCGCTCAGTTGTGCGATACCACCCATGTTCGCGCAATACGACTTTTCGGAGAAAGTCGGCGATGCACGACTCAGTTAGTTGGTACGTGTTCGCCAAACGCAGTCGTCCTCTTGGCACGGAAATCACAAATCGGGCGAGCATTGTCTTCGACTTCAGCGACCCATTCGATACACCCATGGTGCGGAACACGCTTGTCGACAAGTGCCGTCTAGCCGCTCCCGGCAACGCCGGCCTGCCTTTCAAGCTGCACTTTCGGACATCTGCCCGACGTTAGGCGGCTAGGGCTACGAGGTGTTTGGTGAGTTGGAGGATTTTTTGGGGGAGCGACCAGGTTTTGGTGATCGCGGATAATTGGTTGTGGAGGATTTGTTGTCGCAGGGCCTTGCGACGATTCGCGTGTGAAGGGCGGCGCTGAGCGTCGTCCCACGGCGAGTCGCTGCGATCGACCAGTTGGTTTCCCGATTGATTCCACGCCCACAGTTCCACGAGCGTATGCATCCACAGATTCAGATTGTAGACCGCCAGATTGGTCCAGATGTTGCGCACTTGCTGTTGGCCCGAGCCCCAGACTTCTTTCACGTCGTGAAAGTCTTGTTCGATCGTGGCCCGGTCGGCGAACACTTCGAGGATTTCGACGACGCTGGCGTTCGCGTCGGTGCAGAAGAAGGCGTACCAACCATGATCTTCTTTCACGAGCACCACGCGAATCACGCGACCGGCCGGTGCGTAGGTCGCGAGGAAGGTCTTGTAGCGATTGTCGGTCTGCTTTCCATAGACCATGCACTCGACGGTTTGCCAACCGCGCTGCTGAGCGGCGCGCTTAGCGAGGCTGAGTCTTTCCTTTCCATACTTCCGCGGTCGGCCGCGTTTGCGGCTTGCGCCGCGTTGGAGCGCGGGCGGCACGCTGCGCAGCGCCGCGTCTTTGCGCAGTCGGCCGATGATCGTGACGCCGGTCTGCAACGCGCGGCGCAAGAACGGACGTTTCGTATAGCCGCCGTCGACG is from Planctomycetia bacterium and encodes:
- a CDS encoding LamG-like jellyroll fold domain-containing protein, with the protein product MRKTYFDPVRRVRGCMVVFAVGLVALLAAESRGDYVTAVSSDNPLAWYRFEDATTDNGDTAADTTANGINGQYISYIQQANGPGGIGGKAAAFDGIDSYIDTLVANESQFDFIGSSFSFEAWVQVGTFDKTWQALAAKGDDSWRVARRDVGNSPSFAANGLAGEPVLGTAIDDGNWHHVVAVVDLAAGQKLEYVDGVLNAPAQPVVGPINNSAFALFIGENSQARGRYWNGAIDEVAIYNHALTAADVTDHFTQGGGAGQAGSVLPMPNIGNPTPVESPAGGQGTFGVRVVHDTAVVSGVAGALATLAKPELRGDRYTKDVTAPMINFADPQAAGGGYSTGAEYGDKAPFAFDSPADDNNLAMIAKGKVRIPADGNYTFGIDGDDGVRLKLSGANFTLQGGLGTAAGDTIEFAADTGDAFTIASTFMAAGDYDVEVVYNENGGGAFVEAFSAAGVKTAIDRTFSPIGYGGFTHPGGAVPTVTGGFSVTERIRLPENTQLLNSLADARALLDNPLEGDDLEFTGNRTVINFQDDGTFGSSSRFGGDELFLNNFVGGGGEVIDDNDFAMRATGTLHVATAGTYTFGFGSDDGNALTITGGVFTAITAGGGGVAAIIDGGATLAFDVNTGDSFTLATMTLAAGDYPMEYLMWERGGGASSELFVAPGEHSRFNPALFTLLNGTDTIPPLNLLPGLELIGDASGVLGDTDGDDDVDITDLNNVRNNFSGTGLGDTDDDNDVDITDLNNVRNNFGAGQGGANAVPEPSSMVLAGLGLVGLLAARRFRK
- a CDS encoding transposase, which encodes MANAECRWESPEQWSQWSEWLAAGLHARHRWRLPVLLMGMLFAGGRRTVTTWLRAAGVSDDYQDYYYFLAAVGRKSESIATQLATLVLRTLPLPERVLLVIDDSPTKRYGPKVEGADVHHHPTPGPVDQPFLYGHVWVTISLALRHPRWGALALPLRALLYVRQQTIATIPKSRRWGRFATKLQLAARLVEWLVPLVQQAGKTVWLVVDGGYTKRPFLRRALQTGVTIIGRLRKDAALRSVPPALQRGASRKRGRPRKYGKERLSLAKRAAQQRGWQTVECMVYGKQTDNRYKTFLATYAPAGRVIRVVLVKEDHGWYAFFCTDANASVVEILEVFADRATIEQDFHDVKEVWGSGQQQVRNIWTNLAVYNLNLWMHTLVELWAWNQSGNQLVDRSDSPWDDAQRRPSHANRRKALRQQILHNQLSAITKTWSLPQKILQLTKHLVALAA